Proteins encoded within one genomic window of Kibdelosporangium phytohabitans:
- a CDS encoding DJ-1/PfpI family protein — MTGAPIVSAASPLRVQVLAYEGAEDLDYVGPYDVLSRAADKGGAIRTTLVSPYRPTTITTAKGIRVEVPRGWSPQDADVLVVPGGGMHNQPGSGLHRLIADKGFMRRLADAKPVKVGVCTGVMALSAAGITRGRPATTHTAAKPYLAEQGATVINARVVDDGDLVTCAGVTSGIDGAIWLIERFLGAELATDVETVLEYERRGTVWRD; from the coding sequence GTGACCGGGGCACCGATCGTGTCCGCCGCTTCTCCGTTGCGCGTGCAAGTTCTGGCTTACGAAGGCGCGGAGGACTTGGACTACGTCGGGCCGTACGACGTGCTGTCCAGAGCCGCCGACAAGGGCGGTGCCATCCGCACGACCCTCGTCTCGCCCTACCGGCCGACCACGATCACCACTGCCAAGGGTATCCGCGTCGAAGTGCCCCGCGGCTGGTCGCCGCAGGACGCGGACGTGCTCGTCGTGCCGGGCGGTGGGATGCACAACCAGCCGGGCTCGGGTCTGCACAGGCTGATCGCGGACAAGGGGTTCATGCGCCGCCTGGCGGACGCGAAACCGGTCAAGGTCGGGGTGTGCACGGGTGTGATGGCGTTGTCCGCCGCCGGGATCACCCGAGGCAGGCCCGCCACCACGCATACAGCCGCCAAGCCGTACCTCGCCGAGCAGGGCGCGACGGTGATCAACGCACGCGTGGTCGACGACGGCGATCTCGTCACCTGCGCGGGCGTCACCTCCGGCATCGACGGCGCGATCTGGCTGATCGAACGGTTCCTGGGCGCCGAACTCGCGACCGACGTCGAGACCGTCCTGGAGTACGAGCGCCGCGGCACTGTCTGGCGTGACTAG
- a CDS encoding NAD(P)/FAD-dependent oxidoreductase, with product MTERKEDVMRKILVVGGGYAGFYAAWKLEKKLREDEARLTLADPRPYMTYQPFLPEVAAGSVEARHAAVSQRRHLRRTRLVAGMVTEINHAARTVTVRPADGPEFEIGYDIIVVTAGAVTRKFPVPGIAEQAIGMKHIEEAVAIRDHLLTSFDRASALQPGLARQRLLTVTFVGGGFSGVEGFGEVLSLAGALVRRYPELDASELRFHLVEAAGRILPEVTDHPGRWVVRSLAKRGARVHLNTTVKSAVDGHVVLSNGEEYDSGLIVWTAGNAANPVVRKHTDLPVDEAGRILVRADLRVDGVEDAWAAGDDAAVPDLASDVPGALTVPNAQHAYRQGKLLARNILATLRGRAPKDYVHHSLGAVATLGIGRGIFQYRRIVIKGFPAWLMHRGYHVLAVPSWERKVRVLVIWLSAVFFGRDIVSLASVEHPRDAFVAGNDPTYGH from the coding sequence ATGACTGAACGAAAAGAGGACGTCATGCGCAAGATCCTTGTGGTCGGCGGTGGCTACGCGGGTTTCTACGCCGCCTGGAAGCTGGAGAAGAAGCTGCGCGAGGACGAGGCCCGGCTGACACTGGCCGACCCCCGTCCTTACATGACCTACCAGCCGTTCCTGCCCGAGGTCGCGGCCGGTTCGGTGGAGGCGAGGCACGCGGCCGTGTCACAACGCAGGCACCTGCGGCGCACGCGGCTCGTCGCGGGCATGGTGACCGAGATCAACCACGCGGCCCGCACGGTCACGGTCCGCCCGGCCGACGGGCCCGAGTTCGAGATCGGCTACGACATCATCGTGGTCACCGCCGGTGCGGTGACCCGGAAGTTCCCGGTGCCGGGCATCGCCGAGCAGGCGATCGGGATGAAACACATCGAGGAGGCTGTGGCCATCCGCGACCACCTGCTGACCTCGTTCGACCGCGCGTCGGCGCTCCAGCCGGGCCTGGCGCGGCAGCGGCTGCTGACGGTCACGTTCGTCGGCGGTGGCTTCTCGGGCGTCGAGGGGTTCGGCGAGGTGTTGTCGCTGGCCGGTGCCCTGGTGCGGCGCTATCCCGAGCTGGACGCGTCGGAGCTGCGGTTCCACCTGGTCGAGGCGGCCGGGCGGATCCTGCCTGAAGTGACCGACCACCCCGGGCGCTGGGTCGTGCGTTCGCTGGCGAAGCGCGGGGCGCGAGTGCACCTGAACACCACGGTGAAGTCGGCTGTGGACGGTCACGTGGTGCTGTCCAATGGCGAGGAGTACGACTCGGGCCTGATCGTCTGGACCGCGGGCAACGCGGCGAACCCGGTGGTGCGCAAGCACACCGACCTGCCCGTAGACGAAGCCGGCCGCATCTTGGTGCGTGCCGACCTGCGCGTCGACGGTGTCGAGGACGCGTGGGCGGCGGGCGACGACGCGGCTGTGCCGGACCTGGCGTCGGACGTGCCGGGCGCGTTGACCGTGCCGAACGCTCAGCACGCGTACCGGCAGGGCAAGCTGCTGGCCCGCAACATCCTCGCCACCCTGCGCGGCCGTGCACCCAAGGACTACGTGCACCACAGCCTCGGCGCGGTGGCCACGCTCGGCATCGGCCGGGGCATCTTCCAGTACCGCCGGATCGTGATCAAGGGCTTCCCGGCGTGGCTGATGCACCGCGGCTACCACGTGCTGGCCGTGCCCAGCTGGGAACGCAAGGTCAGGGTGCTCGTGATCTGGCTGAGCGCGGTGTTCTTCGGCCGCGACATCGTGTCGCTGGCGTCGGTGGAGCACCCCCGGGACGCGTTCGTCGCCGGGAACGACCCCACCTACGGGCACTAG
- a CDS encoding ABC transporter substrate-binding protein: protein MVSMSRGVRAFCAVPALLLLVSGCSAISGESGGSGSPGPLERSRINVAILPTVEIAPLELAVRNGYFSSEGLEVKVSIAGSGQQTVEGMVNGQYDIVYSSYPPLLLAQSKGIADVRIISGNSAAAPGTAMLVRGKSSPLRTAADVSGKKVAVTAKGTLAELMVRSTLASQHARPETVTFVEMPFPDMPTALDRGTVDAAMMVEPFVTVAERSVGAVPLLDLATGPLADLPFTGFGATSEFVSANPKTVAAFQRGISRAAGQSADRARIEPLLTEVAKIDREVAARTKLPLLRTDLDPAAIQRVSRLMTDFGLLKQELDVKPMLTAAR, encoded by the coding sequence ATGGTGTCGATGTCTCGGGGCGTTCGGGCGTTCTGCGCTGTGCCGGCGCTGTTGCTGCTGGTGAGTGGCTGTTCCGCGATCAGCGGGGAGTCCGGTGGTTCCGGCTCGCCCGGTCCGCTGGAACGGTCCCGGATCAATGTCGCGATCCTGCCGACCGTGGAGATCGCGCCGCTGGAACTCGCTGTTCGCAACGGCTACTTCTCGTCCGAGGGGCTCGAGGTCAAGGTCAGCATCGCCGGCAGCGGCCAGCAGACCGTCGAGGGCATGGTCAACGGCCAGTACGACATCGTCTACTCCTCCTACCCGCCTTTGCTTCTCGCCCAGTCGAAGGGCATCGCGGACGTCAGGATCATCTCCGGCAACTCCGCCGCCGCGCCCGGCACGGCCATGCTCGTGCGGGGCAAGTCGTCCCCGTTGCGGACAGCCGCGGACGTCTCGGGCAAGAAGGTCGCGGTCACCGCGAAAGGCACGCTCGCGGAGCTGATGGTCCGCTCGACGCTGGCGTCCCAGCACGCCCGGCCGGAGACCGTCACCTTCGTCGAGATGCCCTTCCCCGACATGCCGACCGCGTTGGACCGGGGGACGGTGGACGCGGCGATGATGGTCGAGCCGTTCGTCACCGTGGCGGAACGTTCGGTCGGTGCGGTGCCGTTGCTCGACCTGGCGACCGGTCCGCTCGCCGACCTGCCGTTCACCGGCTTCGGGGCCACGAGCGAGTTCGTGTCCGCCAATCCCAAGACAGTCGCGGCTTTCCAGCGCGGCATCAGCCGCGCGGCGGGGCAGAGCGCCGACCGCGCCAGGATCGAGCCGCTGCTGACCGAGGTCGCCAAGATCGACCGCGAGGTGGCGGCGCGCACGAAGCTGCCGCTGCTGCGAACCGACCTCGACCCCGCCGCCATCCAGCGGGTTTCCCGGCTGATGACCGACTTCGGGCTGCTCAAGCAGGAACTCGACGTCAAACCGATGCTGACGGCGGCGCGCTGA
- a CDS encoding NAD(P)/FAD-dependent oxidoreductase, which translates to MTKPNVVVLGAGYSGLMAALRAADQANVTLIAPAASFSERVRWHELAAGRPDVTHPLAAFTKNKRVEHVAARATAIDPDRREVRTDDGQTHTYDRLVYALGSRTRGVDTDDGRVFTTEKASYLRKRLNDGPGELTVVGGGETGIEIATELATQAPGWRVRMVTGSEIGPRLSGKSRDYVRSTMAGMGIVLDEGRKVTPADIDSDVVVWAASMAPNTALAATAGIKLNAGDRVDVDGALRSTSHPDIYAVGDSAGTLRMCCAAAIPAGYRAGGNVALDLRGEPVKPLRFRYYAVCMSLGRDNGLFQLLRADDAPKQTIVTGRAGAYLKERIVRGTVASLRFVAR; encoded by the coding sequence ATGACCAAGCCGAATGTTGTCGTACTCGGAGCCGGATACAGCGGACTGATGGCTGCCTTGCGCGCCGCTGACCAGGCGAATGTCACCCTGATCGCGCCTGCGGCCAGCTTCTCGGAGCGGGTCCGCTGGCACGAGCTCGCGGCGGGCCGCCCCGACGTGACCCACCCGCTGGCGGCGTTCACCAAGAACAAGCGGGTCGAGCACGTCGCCGCCCGTGCCACCGCCATCGACCCCGACCGCCGTGAGGTGCGCACCGACGACGGCCAGACCCACACGTATGACCGTCTCGTGTACGCGCTCGGCAGCCGGACCAGGGGCGTCGACACGGACGACGGCCGGGTTTTCACCACCGAGAAAGCCAGCTACCTGCGTAAACGCCTCAACGACGGTCCTGGTGAGCTGACCGTGGTCGGTGGCGGCGAGACCGGTATCGAGATCGCCACCGAGCTCGCCACCCAGGCGCCCGGCTGGCGCGTGCGGATGGTGACCGGCAGCGAGATCGGCCCGAGGTTGTCGGGAAAGAGCCGCGACTACGTCCGCTCCACCATGGCGGGCATGGGGATCGTCCTGGACGAGGGCAGGAAGGTCACCCCGGCGGACATCGACAGCGACGTGGTCGTGTGGGCGGCGTCGATGGCCCCGAACACCGCCCTGGCCGCCACGGCCGGGATCAAGCTCAACGCCGGCGACCGCGTCGACGTCGACGGCGCGCTGCGGTCGACCTCGCACCCGGACATCTACGCGGTCGGCGACTCGGCGGGCACCCTGCGGATGTGCTGCGCCGCGGCGATCCCGGCGGGCTACCGGGCGGGCGGGAACGTCGCGCTGGACCTGCGCGGCGAGCCGGTCAAGCCGCTGCGGTTCCGCTACTACGCGGTGTGCATGAGCCTCGGCAGGGACAACGGCCTGTTCCAGCTGCTGCGGGCCGACGACGCGCCGAAGCAGACGATCGTCACGGGCCGCGCCGGGGCGTACCTCAAGGAGCGGATCGTCCGTGGCACGGTGGCCAGCCTGCGGTTCGTGGCCAGGTAA
- a CDS encoding methionine ABC transporter permease: protein MGTNWDNLRPILLDAVGQTLWMVAATMIVGGFLGLLLGIALYSTRQGGILANRPVHTVLNVLVNIVRPIPFIIFITAIGPVTIAVVGTQLGTTAATFALICAATFGISRIVEQNLVTIDPGVIEAARAMGASPWRIITTLLVPEALGPLILGYTFVFVAVVDMSAVAGAIGGGGLGDFAIVYGYQRFNWGVTAVAVAIIIVLVQVAQFVGNRLARRVLRR, encoded by the coding sequence ATGGGCACCAACTGGGACAACCTCCGCCCGATCCTGCTCGACGCGGTCGGGCAGACGCTGTGGATGGTCGCGGCGACGATGATCGTCGGCGGTTTCCTCGGGCTGCTGCTGGGCATCGCGCTCTACAGCACGCGCCAGGGCGGCATCCTGGCCAACCGCCCGGTGCACACCGTGCTGAACGTGCTGGTGAACATCGTCCGCCCGATCCCGTTCATCATCTTCATCACCGCGATCGGGCCGGTCACCATCGCGGTCGTCGGCACGCAACTGGGGACCACAGCGGCCACGTTCGCGCTGATCTGCGCGGCGACGTTCGGCATTTCCCGTATCGTCGAACAGAACCTGGTGACCATCGACCCCGGTGTGATCGAGGCGGCCCGCGCGATGGGTGCGAGCCCGTGGCGGATCATCACGACGCTGCTGGTGCCGGAGGCGCTGGGCCCGTTGATCCTCGGCTACACGTTCGTGTTCGTCGCGGTGGTCGACATGTCGGCGGTCGCGGGCGCGATCGGCGGCGGCGGTCTGGGCGACTTCGCCATCGTGTACGGCTACCAGCGGTTCAACTGGGGCGTGACAGCGGTGGCCGTCGCGATCATAATCGTGCTGGTCCAGGTCGCCCAGTTCGTCGGCAACCGCCTGGCGCGCCGCGTACTGCGACGATGA
- a CDS encoding heavy metal translocating P-type ATPase, with the protein MTIELEIGGMTCAACATRVERKLNKVDGVEATVNYATERASVRTSSDVDVETLVRVVTNAGYTASAVRADPVKTLWRRLIVAVVLMVPLGDLSLAMTFLPQLRFPGWQWICLALAVPVVFWCALPFHRAAVKNALHGGTTMDTLVSLGVLVAFGWSVFTVFAHPDGGSYLEVAAGVTTFLLAGRYFEARAKRAAGNAMRELSMLGAKDVTVIRGGAEELVPVGRLQAGDVFVVRPGEKIATDGVVEAGHSDVDTSMVSGEPVPVAAEAGTAVIGGTISLSGRIVVRATKVGSGTQLAQMSRLVEQAQTAKANVQRLADRVASVFVPAVLVLAAVTAVLWLTTGGATVDAVKAGLSVLIIACPCALGLATPTALLVATGRGAQLGILIRGPHALEAVRDVDTVLLDKTGTVTTGRMHVSGVSGDVLRIAGALESASEHSVGRAITATATAEHGDLPEVAAFQALPGLGATGVVEGRTVLAGRALAFTERGWDIPVDVRTDSADTVVLVGWDGAAHGIITLRDKPKPSAADAIRLLRARGLNAVLVTGDNETTARAVAAKVGIDEVHAGVRPEEKADLVRRLQDQGQSVAFVGDGINDAPALATADLGMAIGTGTDVALAAADVIIVRDDLTAVADAISLSRRTLRTIRGNLAWAFGYNLAALPVAAFGLLNPLVAGAAMALSSVFVVSNSLRLRRFGREPATGSRPTTQVRTSIGR; encoded by the coding sequence GTGACGATCGAACTGGAGATCGGCGGCATGACCTGTGCCGCCTGCGCGACCAGGGTCGAGCGCAAGCTGAACAAGGTCGACGGCGTCGAAGCGACGGTGAACTACGCGACCGAGCGCGCCAGCGTGCGCACATCGTCCGATGTGGACGTCGAAACCCTCGTCAGAGTCGTCACCAACGCCGGGTACACGGCGTCCGCGGTGCGCGCCGACCCGGTCAAGACCCTGTGGCGCAGGCTGATCGTGGCTGTCGTGCTGATGGTCCCGCTCGGTGACCTGTCACTGGCGATGACTTTCCTGCCGCAGCTGCGGTTCCCCGGGTGGCAGTGGATCTGCCTGGCGCTCGCCGTGCCGGTCGTGTTCTGGTGCGCGTTGCCGTTCCACCGTGCGGCGGTGAAGAACGCGTTACACGGCGGCACGACCATGGACACCCTGGTGTCGTTGGGCGTGCTGGTGGCGTTCGGCTGGTCGGTGTTCACGGTCTTCGCCCATCCCGACGGCGGCAGCTACCTCGAAGTCGCCGCGGGCGTGACGACGTTCCTGCTGGCCGGCCGCTATTTCGAGGCCAGGGCGAAGCGCGCTGCCGGGAACGCCATGCGTGAGCTGTCGATGCTCGGCGCCAAGGACGTCACGGTCATCCGCGGCGGCGCCGAGGAACTCGTCCCGGTCGGCAGGCTCCAGGCCGGTGACGTGTTCGTGGTCCGGCCGGGGGAGAAGATCGCGACCGACGGCGTGGTCGAGGCCGGTCACTCCGATGTGGACACCAGTATGGTCTCCGGCGAACCGGTGCCGGTGGCGGCGGAGGCCGGGACTGCGGTGATCGGCGGGACGATCAGCCTGTCGGGCCGCATTGTCGTGCGCGCGACCAAGGTGGGGTCCGGCACGCAGCTCGCGCAGATGTCGCGGCTGGTCGAACAAGCGCAGACCGCCAAGGCGAACGTGCAGCGCCTGGCCGACCGGGTGGCGTCGGTGTTCGTCCCCGCGGTGCTCGTGCTCGCTGCCGTGACCGCGGTTCTGTGGCTGACCACTGGCGGCGCCACCGTGGACGCGGTGAAGGCCGGACTGTCAGTGCTGATCATCGCTTGCCCGTGCGCGCTCGGGCTGGCCACGCCCACGGCGCTGCTGGTGGCCACGGGCCGTGGCGCCCAACTGGGCATCCTGATCCGCGGCCCGCACGCGCTGGAGGCCGTGCGGGACGTGGACACGGTCCTGCTGGACAAAACCGGCACGGTCACCACCGGCCGCATGCACGTGTCCGGTGTCTCGGGCGACGTGCTCAGGATCGCCGGGGCGCTGGAATCCGCCTCGGAACACTCCGTCGGACGGGCGATCACGGCCACCGCGACCGCCGAGCACGGCGACCTGCCCGAGGTCGCGGCGTTCCAGGCGCTGCCGGGGCTCGGCGCGACCGGGGTCGTCGAAGGCCGGACCGTGCTGGCCGGGCGTGCCCTGGCGTTCACCGAACGCGGCTGGGACATACCGGTGGACGTGCGCACGGACTCAGCGGACACGGTCGTGCTGGTCGGCTGGGACGGCGCCGCGCACGGCATCATCACCTTGCGGGACAAGCCGAAACCCAGCGCGGCCGACGCGATCCGGCTGCTGCGGGCCCGTGGCCTCAACGCGGTCCTGGTCACGGGCGACAACGAGACCACCGCACGCGCGGTCGCGGCGAAGGTCGGCATCGACGAGGTCCACGCCGGTGTCCGGCCGGAGGAGAAAGCGGACCTGGTGCGGCGGCTGCAAGACCAAGGGCAGAGCGTCGCTTTCGTCGGCGACGGCATCAACGACGCGCCGGCGCTGGCCACGGCGGACCTCGGCATGGCCATCGGCACAGGCACGGACGTCGCGCTGGCAGCGGCCGACGTGATCATCGTGCGCGACGACCTGACGGCGGTCGCCGACGCCATCAGCCTGTCGCGCAGAACCTTGCGCACGATCCGCGGCAACCTCGCCTGGGCGTTCGGCTACAACCTCGCCGCACTGCCCGTCGCCGCGTTCGGGCTGCTCAACCCGCTGGTCGCGGGCGCCGCGATGGCGCTGTCGTCGGTGTTCGTGGTCTCCAACAGCCTCAGATTGCGCCGATTCGGCCGGGAACCAGCCACCGGGTCCCGGCCGACCACTCAGGTGAGAACGTCCATTGGGAGGTAA
- a CDS encoding methionine ABC transporter ATP-binding protein, with the protein MSTPLIEFRGTGKTFGAAGKVVTALDGVDLSIDAGEIYAVIGHSGAGKSTLVRLINALERATSGSVLVDGVDITHLPERRLRQVRLGIGMVFQQFNLMRSRTVFGNVAYPLKIAGWAKADREKRVAELLNFVGISDKAWQYPDQLSGGQKQRVGIARALATNPKILLADESTSALDPETTGEVLRLLKRVNSEFGVTIVVITHEMEVVREIADRVAVLKDGRVIEHGPVRTVFAAPKEPTTQRFVETVLRARPDDDDLARIRERHPGRLVIAKVSDDRRIGSVLSEATSRYDVRFEVVHGGVKELGSTSFGSLTLELIGADSAVDELIADLRTTTDVEELA; encoded by the coding sequence GTGAGCACTCCGCTGATCGAGTTCCGCGGCACCGGCAAGACGTTCGGCGCCGCGGGCAAGGTCGTGACCGCGCTCGACGGCGTCGACCTGAGCATCGACGCCGGTGAGATCTACGCGGTCATCGGCCACTCCGGTGCGGGCAAGAGCACGCTGGTCCGGCTGATCAACGCGCTCGAGCGGGCCACGTCCGGATCGGTGCTGGTGGACGGTGTGGACATCACGCACCTGCCGGAGCGCAGGCTGCGGCAGGTGCGGCTGGGCATCGGCATGGTTTTCCAGCAGTTCAACCTGATGCGGTCGCGCACGGTCTTCGGCAACGTGGCGTACCCGCTCAAGATCGCGGGCTGGGCCAAGGCCGACCGGGAGAAGCGGGTCGCGGAACTGCTGAACTTCGTCGGGATCTCCGACAAGGCCTGGCAGTACCCGGATCAGCTGTCCGGTGGCCAGAAGCAGCGCGTCGGCATCGCCCGCGCGCTCGCGACGAACCCGAAGATCCTGCTGGCCGACGAGTCGACCAGCGCGCTCGACCCGGAGACCACGGGCGAGGTGCTGCGGCTGCTCAAGCGGGTCAACAGCGAGTTCGGTGTGACCATCGTGGTGATCACGCACGAGATGGAGGTGGTCCGCGAGATCGCCGACCGGGTCGCGGTCCTCAAGGACGGCAGGGTGATCGAGCACGGGCCGGTGCGGACCGTCTTCGCCGCGCCGAAGGAGCCGACCACGCAGCGGTTCGTGGAGACCGTGCTGCGGGCGCGGCCGGACGACGACGACCTGGCCCGTATCCGCGAACGCCACCCCGGCCGCCTGGTGATCGCGAAGGTCAGCGACGACCGGCGGATCGGCTCGGTGCTGTCCGAGGCGACCAGCCGCTACGACGTGCGCTTCGAAGTCGTGCACGGTGGCGTGAAGGAACTGGGCAGCACGTCGTTCGGCAGTCTCACGCTGGAGCTGATCGGGGCGGACTCGGCGGTCGACGAGCTGATCGCGGACCTGCGGACCACAACGGATGTCGAGGAACTGGCCTGA
- the sigJ gene encoding RNA polymerase sigma factor SigJ encodes MSDEAELAVAYTRARPRLVRVAYAVTGSVAEAEDVVSDCWLRLVAAHAADPVQDVESWATVTVARRALDTLRSARVRRETYVGSWLPEPWVESPGPADRVTLDDQVSFALLVVLERLSPAERTAWVLHDLFGMEFPEVARVVGRSSAAVRQLAARARKHVTDGTPRVRVDHATHEAVVAAFKLAATRGDLPALMSVLDPDVTLTSDGGGQVAAIRHPMHGAEQVARFMIIGIGLLADAGHDATIELVNGRPGLVITGAGKYDSVISLTVDNGVVSRVDVVRAPDKLAITRRLRAWRSP; translated from the coding sequence ATGAGCGATGAAGCGGAGCTGGCGGTGGCGTACACGCGGGCACGGCCACGGCTGGTTCGGGTCGCCTACGCCGTGACCGGCAGCGTCGCCGAGGCCGAGGACGTCGTGTCCGACTGCTGGCTGCGGCTCGTCGCCGCCCATGCCGCCGACCCGGTGCAGGACGTCGAGTCGTGGGCCACGGTGACGGTCGCGCGGCGGGCACTGGACACGCTGCGGTCGGCGCGTGTGCGCCGGGAGACGTATGTCGGGTCGTGGCTGCCGGAGCCGTGGGTCGAGTCGCCTGGCCCCGCCGACCGGGTCACGCTCGACGACCAGGTCAGCTTCGCGCTCCTGGTCGTGCTGGAACGGCTCAGCCCGGCCGAGCGCACCGCGTGGGTGCTGCACGACCTGTTCGGGATGGAGTTCCCCGAAGTCGCGCGGGTCGTGGGCCGGTCGTCGGCCGCGGTCCGGCAACTGGCCGCGCGTGCCCGCAAACACGTCACCGACGGCACGCCACGCGTCCGGGTCGACCACGCCACACACGAAGCGGTGGTGGCCGCGTTCAAACTCGCCGCCACCCGAGGGGATCTGCCCGCGCTGATGAGCGTGCTCGACCCCGATGTGACGCTGACCAGCGACGGCGGCGGCCAGGTCGCCGCGATCCGGCACCCGATGCACGGCGCCGAGCAGGTCGCCCGGTTCATGATCATCGGCATCGGCTTGCTGGCCGACGCCGGTCACGACGCGACGATCGAACTGGTCAACGGCCGCCCCGGGCTGGTGATCACGGGCGCGGGCAAGTACGACTCGGTGATCTCGCTGACCGTCGACAATGGAGTCGTGTCCAGAGTGGACGTGGTACGCGCACCGGACAAGCTCGCGATCACACGGCGGCTTCGTGCTTGGCGGTCGCCCTGA
- a CDS encoding MetQ/NlpA family ABC transporter substrate-binding protein, with protein MSEQSSPPESTPPGLPEKPKRNRGLLTGIAVVVVLAVAAVVVFFATRGSDTADGRTTVRIGTTEASAEYWPTFKELAAQQNIDLQVVSFSDYTQANPALSQNRIDLNLFQHLLFLTNYNVANNDTLTPISSTYIVPLSLYSRKHNAVADIPAGGTIAIPNDPTNQARALLVLQKAKLITLKGGGNVLSTPAEIDKAASKVTVTPVDAAQTVASLPSVDGSVVNNNFALNGGLDPSKALFGDDPADPSAEPYINAIVARAADKDNPVYAKVAEIYKDSRVADKVKAESKGTAVLVNRPAADLTAIAGRLAGTIRAGRS; from the coding sequence TGGTCCTCGCGGTCGCCGCAGTGGTCGTGTTCTTCGCCACACGGGGATCCGACACGGCCGACGGGCGCACCACGGTCCGGATCGGGACGACGGAAGCCAGCGCGGAGTACTGGCCCACGTTCAAGGAACTGGCCGCGCAGCAGAACATCGACTTGCAGGTGGTCAGCTTCAGTGACTACACGCAGGCCAACCCGGCACTGTCGCAGAACCGCATCGACCTGAACCTGTTCCAGCACCTGTTGTTCCTCACCAACTACAACGTGGCGAACAACGACACGCTGACACCGATCTCGTCCACGTACATCGTGCCGTTGTCGCTGTACTCGCGTAAGCACAACGCGGTCGCCGACATCCCCGCCGGTGGCACGATCGCGATCCCGAACGACCCGACCAACCAGGCGCGGGCGCTGCTGGTGCTGCAGAAGGCGAAGCTGATCACGCTCAAGGGCGGCGGGAACGTGCTGTCCACGCCTGCCGAGATCGACAAGGCCGCCTCCAAGGTCACTGTGACACCGGTCGACGCCGCGCAGACGGTGGCGTCGCTGCCGTCGGTCGACGGTTCGGTCGTGAACAACAACTTCGCGCTCAACGGCGGTCTCGACCCGTCGAAGGCGCTGTTCGGCGACGACCCCGCCGACCCGTCGGCCGAGCCGTACATCAACGCGATCGTCGCCCGCGCCGCCGACAAGGACAACCCGGTCTACGCCAAGGTCGCGGAGATCTACAAGGACTCGCGCGTGGCCGACAAGGTGAAGGCGGAGTCGAAGGGCACCGCGGTGCTGGTCAACCGGCCTGCAGCCGACCTGACCGCGATCGCCGGCAGGCTGGCCGGGACGATCCGCGCCGGCCGCTCGTGA
- a CDS encoding SAM-dependent methyltransferase has protein sequence MVSGSGHQKQDDEPVDLRTDRAHGARIYDYILGGKDNYAVDREVGDASMRAWPALRTHMWASRTFMHRVGRFLAAERGISQFLDIGTGIPTEPNLHQIVQKEQPGSRIVYTDNDPIVLAHARALMSSTAEGRIAYIHADMRAVNELLASPPLRDVLDFGRPIGLLVIAMLHFIEDDDEAYRVVEQVVDVLPPGSYLAASIATDDFDPVPLAQVQRQYREHGEVLQFRAKDRAIRFFDGLELEEPGLVQVHKWRPDRDAGPIADTDVAMYGAVARKR, from the coding sequence ATGGTGTCGGGGAGTGGCCATCAGAAACAGGATGACGAACCCGTCGACCTGCGGACCGACCGGGCGCACGGTGCGCGGATCTACGACTACATCCTGGGCGGCAAGGACAACTACGCGGTCGACCGCGAGGTCGGCGACGCGTCGATGCGCGCATGGCCCGCATTGCGCACGCACATGTGGGCCAGCCGCACGTTCATGCACCGGGTCGGCCGGTTCCTCGCGGCCGAACGCGGCATCAGCCAGTTCCTCGACATCGGCACGGGCATCCCGACCGAGCCCAACCTGCACCAGATCGTGCAGAAGGAGCAGCCGGGCAGCCGGATCGTGTACACCGACAACGACCCGATCGTCCTCGCCCACGCCCGTGCGCTCATGTCCAGCACGGCCGAGGGCCGCATCGCCTACATCCACGCCGACATGCGTGCGGTGAACGAGCTGCTGGCCTCGCCGCCATTGCGGGACGTGCTGGACTTCGGCCGGCCGATCGGCTTGCTGGTCATCGCGATGCTGCACTTCATCGAGGACGACGACGAGGCGTACCGCGTGGTCGAGCAGGTGGTGGACGTGCTGCCGCCGGGCAGCTACCTGGCCGCGTCGATCGCCACCGACGACTTCGACCCGGTGCCGCTCGCCCAGGTCCAGCGGCAGTACCGGGAGCACGGCGAGGTGCTCCAGTTCCGCGCGAAGGACAGGGCGATCCGGTTCTTCGACGGCCTCGAGCTGGAAGAACCCGGTCTGGTCCAGGTGCACAAGTGGCGGCCCGACCGGGACGCCGGTCCGATCGCCGACACGGACGTCGCCATGTACGGAGCAGTCGCCCGCAAGCGCTGA